The genomic interval AACATCTGTATATTACTTCCAAACATCTATGTCGTCCTCTGTGCCTTCTTTTCCGTCAGGACCCACAGACCTAAGCTCAAAGGGTCTTCCAATGCCCGGAGACATGTAAATAAAATCCCTGTCCCATGCATCCTTTGGCACCTTATCCAGATACTGCCTCCAGCGGGTGGGCACGGGAGGGGTGGCAGGCTTTTCCACAAGGGCTCTTAGCCCCTGCTCCGTGGTGGGATAAAAGCCGTTGTCCAGCTTATACTGCTCGAGGGCATCCTTTACTGCCTTTA from Aquificaceae bacterium carries:
- the gspG gene encoding type II secretion system major pseudopilin GspG, with the translated sequence MRQKGFTLIELLVVIIILGILAAIVVPRITGRVDEAKVEATRVQLKAVKDALEQYKLDNGFYPTTEQGLRALVEKPATPPVPTRWRQYLDKVPKDAWDRDFIYMSPGIGRPFELRSVGPDGKEGTEDDIDVWK